Proteins from a single region of Chryseobacterium sp. T16E-39:
- a CDS encoding M1 family metallopeptidase, translating into MKKSIAIIFAFIISQFHAQQNPYYQQAAKYKMDIDVNAEKFTYQGNQTLQYTNNSPDELNVVYFHLYWNAFKPNSMMDQRVASQGKNGDSRLQKDGISRLASIPKDQEGAQNIHWIRQNGKDLKFEIQETIMKVYLNEPIKPNSTTSFTMEWDAVIPQQIRRSGRNNKEGVDMTMTQWYPKISEYDYDGWATFDYIGREFHAPFSDFDVTLKIDKDYVVGAGGILENPNEVKGYVANAGIKADKNKKAIWKWTAKNILDFAWSADRDYVVKGFDVPDGPKVYLVYQKNDKTKVWEEAQPYVTKYFQIMNSHFGKYAYPTYAFIQGGDGGMEYGMCTMILGESKDMEDLMGLMAHEGSHSWYQQMLATNESVRPWMDEGFTSYAEGYVMNQLFPPKDKLPNPFVDRLDAYRSFVKKGIEEPAVWLGDHHDNGTSYTYASYIKGELFLVELGYIVGEENLSEILKQYFNTWNLKHPTDRDFLHIAQKVSGMDLKWFHHYWINTTKTIDYGIKDVKYDAKSTTITLINNGQVPMPIDFSVLTKDKKIITYQIPTNLTHTWKQKDVYGDFKTMNYWPWTQKEYTLTIPYTQSQLQVLGIDFSQRLADVNIENNFVEVK; encoded by the coding sequence ATGAAAAAGTCGATTGCAATCATTTTTGCGTTTATCATTTCACAATTTCATGCGCAGCAGAATCCTTATTATCAACAGGCTGCGAAGTACAAGATGGATATTGATGTTAATGCAGAAAAATTTACTTACCAGGGAAACCAAACATTACAGTACACCAATAACTCGCCAGATGAGCTGAATGTGGTGTATTTTCATTTGTATTGGAATGCTTTTAAACCCAACTCAATGATGGATCAAAGGGTAGCAAGCCAGGGTAAAAATGGTGATTCAAGATTGCAAAAGGACGGAATTTCAAGATTGGCTTCAATTCCTAAAGATCAGGAAGGAGCACAAAATATACACTGGATCAGGCAGAATGGAAAAGATCTGAAGTTTGAGATTCAGGAAACGATTATGAAGGTTTATTTAAATGAGCCGATTAAACCGAATTCAACAACATCCTTTACCATGGAATGGGATGCGGTAATTCCACAGCAAATACGAAGAAGTGGAAGAAATAACAAGGAAGGAGTGGATATGACCATGACTCAATGGTATCCGAAAATTTCTGAATATGATTACGACGGATGGGCAACTTTCGATTATATAGGAAGAGAATTTCACGCGCCGTTCTCAGACTTTGATGTTACCCTTAAAATAGATAAAGATTATGTAGTGGGTGCCGGAGGGATTCTGGAAAATCCGAACGAAGTTAAAGGTTATGTAGCTAATGCTGGTATTAAGGCTGATAAAAATAAAAAGGCTATCTGGAAATGGACGGCTAAAAATATTCTTGATTTTGCATGGAGTGCAGACAGAGATTATGTGGTGAAAGGATTCGATGTTCCTGATGGACCAAAAGTATATCTTGTTTATCAAAAAAATGATAAAACGAAAGTTTGGGAAGAGGCTCAGCCTTATGTAACCAAGTATTTCCAGATTATGAATTCTCATTTTGGAAAATATGCTTATCCTACCTACGCTTTTATCCAAGGTGGCGATGGCGGAATGGAGTATGGAATGTGTACGATGATTTTGGGAGAGTCAAAAGACATGGAAGACCTGATGGGGCTGATGGCTCATGAAGGATCACATTCATGGTATCAGCAAATGCTGGCTACCAATGAATCTGTACGCCCCTGGATGGATGAAGGATTTACCAGTTATGCAGAAGGTTACGTAATGAACCAGTTATTCCCACCTAAGGATAAACTTCCTAATCCTTTTGTTGATAGACTTGATGCGTATAGGAGTTTTGTGAAAAAAGGAATAGAAGAACCTGCGGTATGGTTAGGAGATCATCACGATAATGGGACATCTTACACCTATGCTTCTTATATAAAAGGGGAATTGTTTCTGGTAGAATTAGGATATATCGTTGGAGAGGAAAATCTATCGGAAATTCTGAAGCAGTATTTTAATACCTGGAATTTAAAACATCCAACAGATAGAGATTTTCTGCATATCGCACAAAAGGTTTCCGGAATGGATCTGAAATGGTTTCATCACTATTGGATCAATACGACAAAAACAATCGATTACGGAATCAAGGATGTGAAATATGACGCCAAGTCTACTACGATTACTTTAATCAATAACGGACAGGTTCCGATGCCTATTGATTTCAGTGTGTTGACTAAAGATAAAAAGATCATCACTTATCAGATTCCTACCAATCTTACCCATACATGGAAACAAAAAGACGTATATGGAGATTTCAAAACAATGAATTATTGGCCCTGGACACAAAAAGAATATACTTTGACGATTCCATACACTCAATCACAATTGCAGGTTTTGGGAATTGACTTTAGCCAGAGGTTAGCTGATGTGAATATAGAAAATAACTTTGTTGAAGTTAAATAA
- a CDS encoding TolC family protein: MLLRAFILSVSTIFLINKVNAQEVISLQSALETAVHNYGTIKAKESYRLSSQESVELAKRQYLPNLNLSVQQDFGTVNGQNGPLYGFGGYGVASSGLPLPEQNWNASFGALYLANVNWEFFSFGKAKQRVKVAQFKNQRDTRDLSDEIFQHKIKVAAAYLNVLAAKKLKLSYEKNVGRTDTIRRIVEVKERNGLVPGVDLSLAKADYANAMITYTKSRDNEQEQENKLAQLMGIPAQEFTLDSTILKRIPADLPSETTSVLKDHPLLAFYKSRIDVSEEEKNFLKTQYYPSFSMVGIIQTRASGFGNGYAQNQNDYSTSYWDGIHPTRSNYLIGLGVSWNFTQTFRLSKEISAQDYVSQGLKHEYDLAEQQLKAQLELSENKWNNALTVYDQVPTQLKSASDAYIQRSALYKNGLTDLVDLSQSIYALIRAETDRDIAISNVWNALLLKAAATGDFTVFESEL, encoded by the coding sequence ATGCTTTTAAGAGCTTTTATTCTATCCGTCTCAACGATTTTTTTAATCAACAAAGTAAATGCGCAGGAAGTTATTTCTTTACAATCTGCCCTTGAGACAGCCGTTCACAATTATGGAACAATTAAAGCAAAGGAGTCCTATCGCTTGTCCTCTCAGGAATCTGTAGAATTGGCAAAGAGACAGTATTTACCTAATCTGAACCTCAGCGTCCAGCAGGATTTTGGAACTGTAAATGGGCAGAATGGGCCGTTATACGGATTTGGAGGATACGGTGTTGCATCATCCGGACTTCCTCTTCCTGAACAAAACTGGAACGCCTCGTTTGGTGCCTTGTATCTTGCTAATGTCAACTGGGAGTTTTTCTCATTTGGTAAAGCCAAACAAAGAGTAAAGGTTGCCCAATTCAAAAACCAAAGAGATACCAGAGACCTTTCTGATGAGATCTTTCAACACAAAATAAAAGTAGCAGCAGCTTATCTTAATGTACTTGCCGCTAAAAAATTAAAATTATCCTACGAGAAAAATGTAGGAAGAACTGATACTATAAGAAGGATCGTTGAGGTAAAAGAAAGAAATGGTCTTGTTCCTGGAGTTGACCTCTCTCTTGCAAAAGCAGATTACGCTAATGCTATGATTACTTATACAAAATCCAGGGACAATGAACAGGAACAGGAGAATAAGTTAGCTCAGCTTATGGGTATTCCTGCTCAGGAGTTCACACTGGACAGCACTATACTTAAAAGAATTCCGGCTGATCTTCCATCAGAAACAACATCTGTTTTAAAAGACCATCCTCTTTTAGCCTTCTATAAAAGCCGTATTGACGTTAGTGAAGAGGAAAAAAACTTTTTGAAAACTCAATACTACCCATCATTTTCTATGGTGGGGATCATACAGACCAGGGCATCAGGATTCGGAAACGGATACGCCCAGAATCAGAATGATTATTCTACCTCTTACTGGGATGGGATTCATCCTACACGAAGCAACTATCTGATTGGATTAGGAGTGTCATGGAATTTCACACAGACTTTCAGACTATCCAAAGAGATCAGTGCCCAGGATTATGTAAGCCAGGGATTAAAACACGAATATGACTTAGCAGAACAACAGTTAAAAGCTCAATTAGAGCTATCAGAAAATAAATGGAACAACGCGCTGACAGTTTACGATCAGGTTCCCACCCAGTTAAAATCCGCTAGTGACGCTTACATCCAAAGGTCTGCGCTTTACAAAAACGGGCTAACTGATCTGGTCGATCTCTCTCAGTCCATTTATGCATTGATCAGAGCTGAGACTGACAGAGACATCGCCATTAGCAACGTATGGAATGCCTTACTATTAAAAGCAGCTGCAACAGGTGATTTTACAGTTTTTGAAAGTGAACTGTAA
- a CDS encoding DinB family protein: MSTTLQLSKRFREVLLDGTWIANTNFKDQLSKVSWEQAIRKVDSLNTIAMLTFHIHYYIAGIVNVFEGGDLEIKDKYSFDLPPIESQKDWEDLLNRLWVDSEKFATLLEQMADAKMDEVFVDEKYGTYRRNIDGMIEHSYYHLGQVALIKKLILFKYE; this comes from the coding sequence ATGAGTACAACCTTACAATTATCAAAAAGATTCAGGGAAGTTCTGCTTGATGGGACCTGGATTGCTAATACCAATTTTAAAGATCAGCTTTCTAAAGTAAGCTGGGAGCAGGCCATTCGAAAAGTAGATTCTCTCAATACGATTGCAATGCTTACTTTTCATATTCATTATTATATTGCCGGGATTGTGAATGTATTTGAAGGGGGTGATCTTGAAATAAAAGACAAATACAGCTTTGATCTTCCTCCGATTGAATCACAAAAGGACTGGGAGGATTTGCTAAACAGGCTGTGGGTGGATTCGGAAAAGTTTGCCACATTACTTGAACAGATGGCAGATGCTAAAATGGATGAGGTATTTGTAGATGAAAAATATGGAACATATCGCCGGAATATTGATGGGATGATTGAACATAGTTATTATCATTTGGGACAAGTTGCCTTAATTAAAAAATTGATTTTGTTTAAATACGAATAA
- a CDS encoding bacteriocin-like protein: protein MKNLKKLSRNGLRSINGGTYVSCPMPSGTPALCPGTVCPPDPCKARPFCIRSSEDCGTPEIG from the coding sequence ATGAAAAATTTGAAAAAACTTTCAAGAAACGGCTTAAGATCTATCAACGGCGGAACATATGTATCCTGCCCCATGCCAAGTGGAACTCCAGCCCTATGTCCCGGAACAGTATGCCCACCAGACCCTTGTAAGGCAAGACCATTCTGTATAAGATCTTCAGAAGATTGTGGGACTCCTGAGATAGGATAA
- a CDS encoding glutamine synthetase III, whose translation MSTLRFKALETLPFKDFRKDNSIEVPAKLSELFCLNVFSEETMREYLTKEAFNSIMDAIKKGTKIQRHIADQVAVAMKDWAMSKGATHYTHWFQPLTGTTAEKHDSFFTPIEGGRAIERFSGNLLIQQEPDASSFPNGGIRNTFEARGYTAWDPTSPAFIMGTTLCIPSIFISYTGETLDYKAPLLRALNAVDEAATNVMQYFDKNVTKVTPTLGWEQEYFLVDSALYQSRPDLVLTGKTLLGHSPAKGQQLDDHYFGSIPTRVMNFMKELEIECMKLGIPVTTRHNEVAPNQFELAPMFEEVNVAVDHNSLLMDIMARVAHKHHFHILFHEKPFAGVNGSGKHNNWSLATDTGENLLSPGKNPKKNLQFLTFFVNTIKAVHEYADLLRASIASASNDHRLGANEAPPAIISVFIGSQLFRVLEELEKVTNGKLSPEEKTELKLNVVGKIPEILLDNTDRNRTSPFAFTGNKFEIRAVGSSANCAESMTVMNTIAAKQLNDFKKEVDALIETGLKKDEAIFNVLREYIKQCKNIMFEGDGYSDDWAKEAKKRGLNNLKTTPEALKQEMDKKFLALYEEIGVFTHREVEARNEIKLEKYSTVIDIEARVLSDIARNHIIPSALKYQNRLIENVKGLKEIFGDKEFKTLAKEQMSLITHISENVSIIKLGVEALIKAREAAKAVSNSQKQAEDYCNKVIPLFEGIREASDNLEMMVDDELWPMTKYREMLFTK comes from the coding sequence ATGTCAACTTTAAGATTCAAAGCGTTAGAAACATTACCATTCAAGGACTTTAGAAAAGATAATTCTATTGAAGTTCCTGCAAAATTGTCTGAGCTATTCTGTCTAAATGTTTTCTCTGAGGAAACAATGAGAGAATATTTAACGAAAGAAGCATTCAACTCTATTATGGATGCTATCAAGAAAGGAACTAAAATCCAGAGACACATTGCAGATCAGGTAGCAGTAGCTATGAAAGACTGGGCAATGAGCAAAGGGGCAACACACTACACACACTGGTTTCAGCCTTTAACAGGTACAACTGCTGAAAAGCACGACTCTTTCTTCACACCAATTGAAGGCGGAAGAGCTATTGAAAGATTTAGTGGAAATTTACTTATTCAGCAAGAGCCGGATGCATCTTCTTTCCCGAATGGAGGAATCAGAAACACATTTGAGGCGAGAGGTTATACAGCTTGGGATCCTACGTCTCCAGCTTTCATTATGGGAACTACACTTTGTATTCCTTCGATCTTTATTTCTTATACAGGAGAAACTTTAGATTATAAAGCTCCACTTCTTAGAGCTCTAAATGCTGTGGATGAAGCTGCAACAAACGTAATGCAGTATTTTGACAAAAACGTAACAAAAGTAACTCCTACCTTAGGATGGGAGCAAGAATATTTCTTAGTAGATTCAGCATTATATCAGTCACGTCCTGATTTGGTATTGACAGGTAAAACTTTATTGGGTCACTCACCTGCAAAAGGACAACAGCTGGATGATCACTATTTCGGATCTATCCCGACAAGAGTAATGAACTTCATGAAAGAGTTGGAAATAGAATGTATGAAATTGGGAATTCCAGTAACGACAAGACACAACGAGGTAGCTCCAAACCAGTTTGAGCTGGCTCCAATGTTTGAAGAAGTAAACGTTGCAGTAGACCACAACTCTTTATTGATGGATATCATGGCAAGAGTTGCCCACAAGCACCACTTCCATATTTTATTCCATGAGAAGCCATTCGCTGGTGTAAACGGAAGCGGAAAACACAATAACTGGTCATTGGCTACAGACACAGGAGAAAACTTGTTGAGTCCAGGGAAGAACCCTAAGAAAAACTTACAGTTCTTAACATTCTTCGTTAACACGATTAAAGCAGTTCACGAATATGCTGACCTTTTAAGAGCTAGTATTGCATCAGCGAGTAATGATCACAGACTAGGTGCTAATGAAGCTCCACCAGCAATTATTTCTGTATTTATCGGAAGTCAGTTGTTTAGAGTTTTAGAAGAATTAGAGAAAGTAACCAACGGGAAACTATCTCCTGAAGAAAAAACAGAATTAAAATTAAATGTAGTTGGAAAAATCCCTGAAATCTTATTAGATAACACGGATAGAAACAGAACATCTCCATTTGCATTTACAGGAAATAAATTTGAGATCAGAGCGGTAGGATCTTCTGCAAACTGCGCAGAATCTATGACTGTAATGAACACGATTGCGGCAAAACAATTGAATGATTTCAAAAAAGAAGTTGATGCATTGATCGAAACAGGATTGAAGAAAGACGAAGCGATCTTCAATGTTTTAAGAGAATACATCAAGCAGTGTAAAAACATCATGTTTGAAGGGGATGGATATTCTGATGACTGGGCAAAAGAAGCTAAAAAGAGAGGTCTGAACAATTTGAAGACTACTCCTGAAGCTCTTAAACAGGAAATGGATAAAAAATTCCTTGCGTTATATGAAGAAATAGGAGTATTTACTCACAGAGAAGTAGAAGCAAGAAACGAGATCAAACTTGAAAAATATTCTACAGTTATTGATATTGAAGCGAGAGTTTTAAGTGATATCGCAAGAAATCACATCATTCCTTCTGCTTTAAAATATCAAAACAGATTAATTGAGAACGTAAAAGGTCTTAAAGAGATTTTTGGAGACAAAGAATTCAAAACATTAGCGAAAGAGCAAATGAGTTTGATTACCCACATTTCTGAAAATGTTTCTATAATTAAATTGGGAGTTGAGGCTCTTATCAAAGCAAGAGAAGCAGCAAAAGCAGTTTCTAACAGCCAAAAGCAAGCTGAAGATTACTGTAACAAAGTGATCCCATTGTTTGAAGGAATCAGAGAAGCTTCTGACAACCTTGAAATGATGGTGGATGATGAGCTTTGGCCAATGACAAAATACAGAGAAATGTTATTTACAAAGTAA
- a CDS encoding GldM family protein, translating to MKKFIFYTAIFCVCIYCTPKKHISSSNDSGNKSIIENEKLNILYRGIRNYLTIYTPKSDSIKVNGPGVYKEEENKYYITPATGTSLEITITSFINGKQTVEKREFRILNIEKPFASIKNKTGKITLSQEELATSKIEYFIPQFVMKLGKVGKFRYQINNEKPTVNYGDEFNKSVKEKIYNMKSGDMMIIDELNFNPELQNVDLKKAAELVVYIE from the coding sequence TTGAAAAAATTTATTTTTTATACTGCCATTTTCTGCGTTTGCATTTATTGCACACCAAAAAAGCACATTTCATCTTCAAATGATTCTGGCAACAAATCCATAATCGAAAATGAAAAGCTCAATATTTTATATAGGGGTATTAGAAATTATTTAACCATTTATACTCCCAAATCGGACAGTATTAAAGTAAATGGACCAGGAGTTTATAAAGAGGAAGAGAATAAATACTACATTACTCCAGCTACTGGCACATCATTGGAAATCACAATAACTAGTTTTATTAATGGTAAGCAAACGGTTGAAAAAAGAGAATTCCGAATACTAAATATTGAGAAACCTTTCGCAAGCATCAAAAACAAAACCGGAAAAATCACTTTATCTCAGGAGGAACTTGCTACTTCTAAAATAGAATATTTTATTCCTCAGTTTGTTATGAAATTAGGGAAGGTGGGGAAATTTCGCTATCAAATTAATAATGAGAAACCTACAGTTAATTATGGGGATGAGTTTAATAAATCTGTTAAGGAAAAGATTTACAATATGAAATCTGGTGATATGATGATTATTGACGAGTTAAATTTTAACCCAGAATTACAAAATGTTGATTTAAAAAAAGCAGCGGAATTAGTAGTTTATATTGAATAG
- a CDS encoding bacteriocin-like protein, which produces MKNFKKMSRAGLRSVLGGNVNCPVPGSSVPAICPGTRCPANPCNTPNCLIPVACAPHGGL; this is translated from the coding sequence ATGAAAAATTTCAAGAAAATGTCAAGAGCCGGATTAAGATCAGTACTAGGAGGAAATGTAAACTGTCCTGTACCTGGAAGCAGTGTTCCAGCAATATGCCCAGGCACCAGATGCCCGGCTAATCCTTGTAACACTCCCAACTGCCTCATTCCTGTTGCGTGCGCTCCTCACGGAGGTTTATAA
- a CDS encoding DUF6909 family protein — MTNSRARETTEAIERLYISMRHLFYRGFFKPGGVSGESIRSLLKTINPEIYGTMNVPNKLELDGLMYVLDRLPEGIEECAFIHLTSDEGFDKGSFEPIVPKKRRRNCYRIDEHQMNIEVLLGRSEIYDILTHLTFLFIEADKIRNLAFIQDENWKPTRAFKIIEEVVKGEKKFSRKEKEVAIIHLSSLIGRTFEETLRAYNTFGDDENPDRLFKIIYNLGKVSLEDAKQSREREIHFSAILKERVGHHYFGEKWANTVKEVLFENNLHMRPLHIISANMHSVKNMLYANDALKKKDHKEVDYKLYGDISDKKDLRDKVSKYAADQGLIYIDDKSGSNIDVQIIDLSKTDLKNTPFGHIKYSGDDVIMVFDYAFGEQAYEVMDELLRPFEHKGEVYMMKVKSVSIMGKAGILSGGKGDIMIPTSHIFEGTADNYPFENALKLEDFQDDELKTFEGTMITVLGTSLQNRDILSYFMNTSWKAIGLEMEGAHYQKAIQVASKIRHHIAPDLFVCYAYYASDNPLETGSTLSSGGLGLTGVKPTYLITLKILEKILQSGKKEVSAKK, encoded by the coding sequence ATGACAAATTCTAGAGCAAGAGAGACAACAGAGGCTATTGAAAGATTATACATCTCTATGAGACATTTATTTTATAGAGGATTTTTCAAGCCGGGTGGTGTTTCAGGAGAAAGTATCAGAAGTTTGTTAAAAACAATCAATCCCGAGATTTATGGTACCATGAATGTTCCCAATAAGCTGGAACTTGATGGTTTGATGTATGTTTTAGACAGACTTCCTGAAGGAATAGAGGAATGTGCTTTTATTCATCTTACATCAGATGAGGGTTTTGATAAAGGAAGTTTCGAACCTATTGTTCCTAAAAAGAGAAGAAGAAACTGTTATAGAATTGATGAACACCAGATGAATATTGAAGTTCTTTTGGGACGTTCAGAGATCTATGATATTCTTACTCACTTAACATTCTTATTTATAGAAGCGGACAAGATCCGTAATCTGGCTTTCATTCAGGATGAAAACTGGAAACCAACACGTGCCTTTAAAATTATCGAAGAGGTAGTAAAAGGAGAAAAGAAATTCAGCAGAAAAGAAAAAGAGGTAGCGATTATTCATCTTTCTTCTTTAATAGGAAGAACGTTTGAAGAAACATTAAGGGCTTACAATACTTTTGGTGATGATGAAAATCCTGACCGTCTATTCAAGATCATTTACAACTTAGGAAAAGTAAGTCTCGAAGACGCTAAACAAAGCAGGGAAAGAGAAATTCATTTCAGTGCTATATTAAAGGAAAGAGTAGGGCACCATTATTTTGGTGAAAAATGGGCCAATACAGTAAAAGAAGTTTTATTTGAAAATAATCTTCATATGCGTCCATTGCATATCATCTCAGCGAACATGCACTCTGTAAAAAATATGCTGTACGCTAATGATGCATTAAAGAAAAAAGACCACAAAGAAGTAGACTATAAATTATATGGTGATATTTCGGATAAAAAAGACCTTCGCGATAAAGTTTCAAAATATGCTGCTGATCAGGGGCTGATCTATATCGATGATAAAAGTGGAAGTAATATCGATGTTCAGATCATTGATTTAAGCAAGACTGATTTGAAAAATACACCTTTCGGACATATTAAATATTCCGGAGATGATGTGATCATGGTTTTTGATTATGCTTTCGGGGAGCAGGCGTATGAGGTAATGGATGAGCTTTTAAGACCCTTTGAACATAAAGGTGAGGTCTATATGATGAAAGTAAAATCTGTTTCCATCATGGGTAAGGCAGGGATTCTTAGTGGAGGGAAAGGAGATATTATGATTCCTACATCCCACATTTTTGAGGGTACTGCAGATAATTATCCGTTTGAAAATGCTTTAAAATTAGAGGATTTTCAGGATGATGAACTGAAAACTTTTGAAGGGACAATGATTACTGTTTTAGGAACATCACTTCAAAACAGAGATATTTTATCCTATTTTATGAATACTTCATGGAAGGCAATAGGTCTTGAAATGGAAGGTGCACACTATCAAAAAGCAATTCAGGTAGCTTCTAAAATAAGACACCACATTGCACCGGATTTATTCGTGTGTTATGCTTACTACGCTTCGGATAACCCACTAGAAACAGGAAGTACCCTTTCTTCAGGAGGATTAGGTCTTACAGGGGTAAAACCAACCTACCTCATCACTTTAAAGATTCTTGAGAAGATTTTGCAAAGTGGAAAGAAAGAAGTTTCCGCGAAAAAATAA
- a CDS encoding sensor histidine kinase → MNLLNKISIWFITIVLLVTPLSMYISYTNIKKRLDNVEIERLRSVNNYVANQLKRGETPEKTSQGLPISIKPYAGSGIIPTNPEIIHTCLDNSGASRNECKIQINSFVTAANKTYKISSYSYITSTEQIMKGMLSALILKVLLITFIVFVTARILSRYILKPFHHAIDTIHQFNIQKREPLQLLPTSTNEFKKLNEFLRLMTDKAIEDYTSVKEFSENASHEVQTPLAVIQSKIELLAETEINGKQAALLTDIQNSIDKLSRINRSLVLLTKLNNQEFLTDEKLKFCRVEKEAISAYSDHIALKNITLNRQCEKDVFIKIHPALAEILLSNLLSNAIRHNVKNGNIEISLTHQSFQISNTGLPPDIPTQELFKRFKKSNQSTESIGLGLSIVKQICEVNAFPVYYDFKNGWHSITVYFKKIENHNCPILSTPYKSPLTETENMQPAFHFAK, encoded by the coding sequence ATGAATTTATTAAATAAAATATCCATTTGGTTTATTACAATTGTGCTATTGGTCACCCCTCTCAGTATGTATATATCTTATACTAACATTAAAAAAAGATTGGATAATGTTGAAATAGAGCGCCTGAGATCCGTAAATAATTATGTGGCAAACCAATTAAAAAGAGGCGAAACTCCTGAGAAAACATCCCAGGGTTTACCCATATCCATCAAACCCTATGCAGGAAGTGGGATCATTCCCACAAATCCGGAAATCATCCACACATGCCTCGATAACAGTGGAGCTTCGCGTAACGAATGCAAAATACAGATCAATTCCTTTGTAACAGCAGCCAACAAAACCTATAAAATTTCTTCGTACAGCTATATAACCTCTACAGAACAAATTATGAAAGGCATGCTAAGTGCCTTAATTCTAAAAGTATTACTCATTACTTTTATTGTTTTCGTTACTGCCAGAATATTATCGCGATACATATTAAAGCCTTTTCATCATGCCATCGATACTATTCATCAATTTAACATTCAAAAACGGGAACCACTCCAATTACTTCCCACAAGTACTAATGAGTTTAAAAAGCTCAACGAGTTTCTTCGGTTAATGACAGACAAAGCGATTGAAGACTATACTTCTGTTAAAGAATTCAGCGAAAATGCTTCTCATGAGGTACAAACACCTTTAGCTGTTATACAAAGTAAGATTGAACTTTTAGCTGAAACAGAAATTAATGGAAAACAAGCTGCTTTACTTACAGACATTCAAAATTCCATAGATAAGCTTAGCCGAATCAACCGTTCATTGGTTCTACTGACCAAACTTAATAATCAGGAATTTTTAACCGATGAGAAACTAAAATTCTGCAGAGTCGAAAAAGAAGCAATATCTGCATATTCTGATCATATTGCACTAAAGAACATCACTCTTAACAGACAGTGTGAAAAAGATGTATTTATAAAAATCCATCCGGCTTTGGCAGAAATTCTCCTAAGCAATCTTTTATCCAATGCCATTCGACATAATGTAAAAAATGGGAATATAGAAATCTCACTTACCCATCAATCCTTTCAGATTAGCAATACAGGTTTACCTCCGGATATTCCTACTCAGGAATTATTTAAAAGATTCAAGAAAAGCAATCAATCCACAGAAAGCATAGGACTTGGGCTATCTATTGTAAAACAAATTTGTGAAGTCAATGCATTTCCTGTTTATTATGATTTTAAAAATGGCTGGCATAGTATTACGGTATATTTCAAAAAAATCGAAAACCACAACTGTCCTATTCTCTCAACACCTTATAAAAGTCCATTGACTGAAACTGAAAATATGCAGCCTGCATTTCATTTTGCCAAATAA
- a CDS encoding response regulator transcription factor, with translation MKILIIEDNKELAQSMSYYLEEEHYICECAFNYNEALERLSFNTYDCLLLDIMLPDGNGLNLLNYIKNEKINSGVLIISAKDALDDKIKGLEKGADDYITKPFHLPELHARLRAVYRRKKMDGYNDVRFNEIILNTDTLEVFIHETRLEVTQKEFELLLYFLVNKNRVLSKQSIANHLWGDYTDNLANFDFVYQHVKNLRKKIATAQGNDYVETIYGLGYKFNALKYIS, from the coding sequence ATGAAAATCCTGATCATTGAAGATAATAAAGAACTCGCTCAAAGCATGTCTTATTATCTCGAAGAAGAACATTACATCTGCGAATGCGCCTTTAATTATAATGAAGCTTTGGAACGCCTGAGCTTTAATACTTACGACTGCTTATTACTGGACATCATGCTTCCGGATGGAAACGGGCTGAATCTGTTAAATTATATAAAAAACGAGAAGATCAATAGTGGTGTATTAATTATCTCTGCTAAAGATGCTCTGGACGATAAAATCAAAGGCCTTGAAAAAGGAGCCGACGACTATATCACCAAGCCTTTTCACTTACCGGAATTACACGCCAGACTCAGAGCCGTCTACCGCAGAAAAAAAATGGACGGGTACAATGATGTAAGGTTTAACGAAATCATACTAAACACCGATACCCTTGAAGTTTTCATTCATGAGACAAGATTAGAAGTTACTCAAAAGGAATTTGAATTATTACTTTATTTTTTAGTTAATAAAAACCGCGTTTTATCCAAACAGTCAATAGCGAATCATCTTTGGGGAGATTATACAGATAATTTAGCTAATTTTGATTTTGTTTATCAACACGTTAAGAACCTCAGAAAAAAAATAGCGACTGCACAGGGCAATGATTATGTAGAAACTATTTATGGTTTGGGCTATAAGTTTAATGCATTAAAATACATCAGCTGA